In Uranotaenia lowii strain MFRU-FL chromosome 2, ASM2978415v1, whole genome shotgun sequence, one genomic interval encodes:
- the LOC129748293 gene encoding seminal metalloprotease 1-like: MNKSFAILLVCGWCLVGPGALAVPVQPETDPELSSGNFEGDLVLTAFQKLAIVRGSQQRNGLLDVNYRWPNKTVYYKIDTTNFTQVHVQEIKTAMGIIGRSSCLNFTEADENATAYIQVVGDDIGCFSSVGYMGRVQYLNLAPAAVDTGCFRTGTIMHEFLHALGFYHMQSASDRDEFVTIVWDKIEAGKENNFEKHGADKVSHFNSTYDYDSVMHYSATAFSIDGNKTIVPKEEGAEIGQRSRLSPSDIAKLKKMYQCDEEEDEE, encoded by the exons ATG AACAAATCTTTTGCGATCTTGTTGGTCTGCGGTTGGTGTTTGGTGGGACCGGGGGCTCTGGCAGTCCCGGTCCAACCGGAAACCGACCCCGAGTTGTCCAGTGGAAACTTCGAGGGAGATTTGGTGCTCACCGCGTTCCAAAAGTTGGCCATCGTCCGCGGATCCCAGCAGCGAAACGGTCTCCTGGACGTGAACTACCGCTGGCCCAACAAAACCGTGTACTACAAGATCGACACCACTAATTTCA CTCAGGTACACGTTCAGGAAATTAAGACGGCCATGGGGATCATTGGTCGATCGTCCTGCTTGAATTTCACCGAGGCTGACGAGAACGCCACGGCCTACATTCAAGTGGTTGGAGATGACATCGGATGTTTCTCGTCGGTTGGCTACATGGGCCGGGTCCAATATCTGAATCTAGCTCCCGCCGCTGTGGACACAGGGTGCTTCCGTACGGGAACGATCATGCATGAGTTCCTCCATGCGCTTGGATTCTATCACATGCAGAGTGCCAGCGATCGGGATGAATTTGTCACAATTGTTTGGGACAAAATTGAAGCAGGAAAGGAGaacaatttcgaaaaacatgGCGCCGATAAAGTCAGTCATTTTAATTCCACCTACGACTATGACAGTGTTATGCATTATTCTGCAACGGCCTTCAGTATCGATGGGAACAAAACGATCGTACCGAAAGAGGAAGGGGCGGAAATTGGCCAGCGATCCCGATTGAGTCCAAGTGATATTGCCAAGTTGAAGAAAATGTACCAGTGTGATGAAGAGGAAGATGAGGAATAA